Proteins co-encoded in one Stomoxys calcitrans chromosome 5, idStoCalc2.1, whole genome shotgun sequence genomic window:
- the LOC131997875 gene encoding uncharacterized protein LOC131997875, protein MFDEIRYEINGVEIDRTRYLGISSTLKNYISINSIENNMMLNAGWSKETDLNKQKFNFYVPLNKLLGFSEDFTKVVLNCKHDLILLRSSTDLNACYSTTQTEKVKINITNITWRIPHVHISDETKLKIMKTIKDGKTIPITFRSWDCHFNPTFPGAVKCNWNVKLSVNRERPRFLVFAFENNKKFIHCNLTNFKVHLNSDIYPYDDLNIKFDDNRYAVLYDMYARFQQSFYLKEPQPLLSCDEFKETPITVIDVSHQNETIKAGPIDVKIEFETSQSIPENTSAYCLIIHDRFIEYTPLTGTVRKII, encoded by the coding sequence ATGTTTGATGAAATTCGCTATGAAATTAATGGTGTAGAAATAGATAGAACACGATATTTGGGCATTTCAAGTACTTTAAAAAACTACATTTCAATAAATAGTATTGAAAATAATATGATGCTGAATGCTGGCTGGAGCAaagaaaccgatttgaacaagcAGAAGTTCAATTTTTATGTGCCACTAAATAAGTTATTGGGATTTTCTGAGGATTTCACGAAAGTTGTTTTAAATTGTAAACATGACCTTATACTCCTACGAAGTTCCACTGATTTGAATGCCTGCTATTCAACTACCCAAACggaaaaagttaaaattaaTATAACGAATATAACATGGAGAATTCCCCATGTTCATATCTCAGATGAAACGAAgctaaaaataatgaaaacaattaaagatggaAAGACTATACCAATCACGTTTCGTAGCTGGGATTGTCATTTTAATCCTACATTTCCCGGTGCAGTCAAGTGCAATTGGAACGTTAAACTTTCTGTAAATAGGGAGAGACCACGTTTTTTAGTATTTGCatttgaaaataacaaaaaatttatccaTTGTAACTTAACAAATTTCAAAGTACATTTAAATTCAGATATTTACCCATACGATGAccttaatataaaatttgatgATAATCGTTATGCAGTTCTTTATGATATGTATGCAAGATTTCAACAAAGCTTTTATTTGAAGGAACCGCAACCTCTCCTGTCATGTGATGAATTCAAAGAAACCCCTATAACTGTAATTGATGTTAGTCATCAAAATGAGACAATAAAAGCCGGGCCTATTGATGTTAAAATTGAATTCGAAACCAGCCAATCCATTCCTGAAAATACGTCGGCATATTGTTTAATAATACACGATCGTTTCATCGAATACACACCTTTGACTGGAACTGTTCGAAAAATCATTTAA
- the LOC131997876 gene encoding uncharacterized protein LOC131997876: MLIFNQNKVSRKRSIQGRGLLNRFINSLPFELHLPGYQFCGPGTKLEKRLKRGDKGINGLDAACKTHDIAYSKTSDIEERNKADRELAERAWERFKANDSTLGEKINSYLVTNAMKAKVKFGMGMEKKKYKKAAGQKTFSNAIKKTTTILRKEKPQDISSAIKIARKAIHKMLKKNKGDVIIPRVIRVPKIGGFLPLVPIITALGALGGLTSGVSSIAKLVSSANNAKKQLEENIRHNKSMESIAMGKGLYLKPFKNGMGIICNKSNISKNF, encoded by the coding sequence ATGCTCATATTCAATCAAAATAAAGTTAGTCGCAAAAGATCCATTCAAGGAAGAGGACTATTAAACAGATTTATTAATTCCCTACCTTTCGAACTTCATTTACCCGGATATCAATTCTGCGGACCTGGTACTAAGCTCGAGAAACGTTTGAAACGAGGAGACAAAGGCATAAATGGTCTTGACGCCGCATGTAAAACTCATGATATAGCGTATTCGAAAACCAGTGATATAGAAGAACGAAATAAAGCTGATCGAGAGCTAGCTGAAAGGGCATGGGAACGGTTTAAAGCAAACGATAGTACTTTAGGAGAAAAAATTAACTCGTATTTGGTCACCAACGCGATGAAGGCTAaagtcaaatttggtatgggtatggagaagaaaaaatataagaaagcgGCAGGACAAAAAACTTTTTCGAACGCAATAAAGAAAACGACAACAATTTTAAGGAAAGAAAAACCCCAAGACATTAGCTCCGCCATTAAAATAGCAAGGAAAGCTATTCATAAAATGCTTAAAAAGAATAAAGGAGATGTAATTATCCCAAGAGTTATAAGAGTACCCAAAATTGGTGGGTTTTTGCCATTAGTACCAATTATAACAGCACTCGGCGCTTTAGGTGGACTAACTTCAGGTGTATCTTCAATAGCCAAGTTAGTTAGCTCAGCGAATAATGCTAAAAAGCAACTGGAAGAAAACATCAGACACAACAAAAGTATGGAGTCCATAGCAATGGGAAAGGGATTATACCTTAAACCATTTAAAAATGGAATGGGAATCATATGTAATAAGAGTAACATTTCAAAAAACTTTTGA